The genomic window CTTCGATCTCGCGCTCGAGGACGCCCTTGCTCAGGTGATGCGCGCCGGGCAGGTGGCCGAGCCGCCACTCGTGGTCCTCGCGGTTGTCGAGCAGCACGAACTGGTCCCCGCGGTGCAGCCGCTCGAGGAACGCGTCGAGCGAGAACGTCCGCACGCGCGTGCGCGACTCGGCGACGAGCGCGAGGAAGCCGGCCCCGTGCCGGTGCCGCGCTTCGGCCTGCGGTTCCGTGGCGCTCACGCGAGCGCCCCCGCGGCCTGCGGGGCGGCGGACGCGGCTTCGCCGCGGCGCGGGTATTCGCGCACGACCCGGTAGAGCGCGTCGCGCTGCACCGGCTGCTTTCCCGCCTCCTGGATCATGCGCACCATGCCGTCCTCGGCCATGCCGACCGGGCTGCGGGCGAGCGCGGCGTGCGCGATCTTCTCCTGCCCGATCGTGCCGTCGAGATCCGACGCCCCGAAGTTGAGCGCCGCCGCGGCCGTGTCCTGGCCGAGCATGATCCAGTAGCCCTTGACGTGCGGCACGTTGTCGAACACGAGGCGCGAGATCGCGATGGTCTTGAGGTCCTCGATCGCCGAAGCCTGCCGGCGCACGAGGCCGGTCGTGCCCGGCTGGAACGCGAGCGGGATGAAGGCGAGGAAGCCGGGGGCGCGCCGCTCGAGCTCGCGCAGGTCAATCAGGTGCTGGACGCGCTCGGCCCGCGTCTCGATGTGCCCGTACAGCAGCGTCGCGTTGCTCGGGATGCCGAGCCCGTGCGCGATCTCGTGGATCTCGATCCAGCGCCGCGCGCCGATCTTCTGGTGGAAGAGTTCGCGGCGCACGCGCTCGCTGAACACTTCGGCGCCGCCGCCGGGCAGCGCGTCGAGGCCCGCGGACTTGAGCTCGCCGAGCACCCAGTCGGCGGGCTTCTTGGTGAGCCGGCAGAAGAAGTCGATCTCGACCGCCGTGTAGGCCTTCACGCTCAGGTCGGGCTTCTTCTCCTTCACCCAGCGGACGATCTGCACGTAGTCGTCGAAGCGCCACTTGTTGTGCAGGCCGCCGACGACGTGGATCTCGCGGATCTCGGGGTCCACGTGCGCGAGGATCTGCTCGCGGGTCATCGTGTACGCGCCGGGGGCGCCGGGCTTTTTCGCGTAGTCGCAGAACTTGCAGGCGAGCACGCAGACGTTGGTGGGGTTGAGCTGGCGGTTGACCGAGAAGTAGACGCGGTCGCCGTGGCGGTCGAGCGCGAGGGCGTTCGCGAGCCGGCCCAGCTCCACGACCGGGGCGTCGAACAGCCGGACGCCCTCTTCCTGATCCAGGGACTCGCCGGCCAGCAGCCGCTGCCGGGCGGCTTCGACGAGGGCGTTTCGCGGGCGCAGTTCGGAGACGAAGCTCAAGGGTGGTCCTTCCGGGGCGGCACGTGGGTCGAGAGGCCCGGCAGTATAGCGGGCGGCGCGCCGGGCAGAAAAACCGCTTCGCGGCCGCGGCTGGACGCATCGGGAGAGCGACCCTATCGTGCCCGGCTTCACCCTCACCCGGAGAAACCCCCTTGATGCGCGACTCACCGGTCGCATTCCGGCAGGCGGAACGCGCCCCGCGCGCGGGCCGCGCCTCGGAGTCCGCGAAGAAGCCCGTTTCGCTGCGCGCCGTGTGGCCGGAGGTTTCGGCGCTGGTCCGGCCGCGGCGCGGCAAGCTTTCGCTCGGTCTCGCGCTCGTGCTGGTGCGCAGCGTGACCGGCCTCGTCCTGCCCCTCTCGCCGATGTTCCTGATTGACCGCATCATCACGCCGAAGCGCCCCGACCTGCTGCCGCTGCTGGTGTTCGGCCTGCTCGGCGCGACCGCGCTGCAGGCGGTGACCTCGTACGTGCTGACGCAGCTGCTCTCCAAGGAGGGCCAGCGCGCGATCGCCGAGCTGCGCGCCAAGGTGCAGGCGCACGTCGGCCGGCTGTCGGTCTCGTTCTACGACGCCAACAAGACCGGCACGCTGGTCTCGCGGATCATGAGCGACGTCGAGGGCGTGCGGAACCTGGTCGGCACCGGGTTCGTCGAGTTCATCGGCGGGCTGGTCACCGCCGCCGTCTCGCTGGTCCTGCTGCTGCGCATCAACGCGACGATGACCGGCGTGACGGCCGCGGTGCTGGTCGGCTTCACGCTGATCCTGGGGCGCGCGTTCGGCGTGATGCGGCCCGTGTTCCGCGAGCGCGGGAAGATCCAGGCCGAGGTGACCGGCCGGCTCACCGAATCGCTCGGCGCGGTCCGCACCGTGAAGGGCTATCACGCCGAGGAACGCGAGCGCGGAGTGTTCGCGGCCGGGGTCCAGCGGCTGCTCGACAACGTCCTGCGCACGCTGACGGCGCAGTCCGTCATGCAGCTCTCGATGGCGCTGCTCATGGGCATCGTCGGCGCCGCCATCTCGTGGTACGGCGCGCGCCACATTCTGTCGGGCGGCATGACGCTCGGCCAGTACATGTCGTACAACATGCTGCTCGGCTTCCTCATCGCCCCCATCTTCCAGATCGTCAACATCGGCACGCAGCTCACCGAGGCTCTGGCCGGCCTCGAGCGGACGCGCGAGGTGCTCGCCGAGTCGCCCGAGGACCAGGATCCGCGGCGTTCGGTGGCGATGCCGGCGATTCGCGGCGACGTCGCGTTCGAGCACGTGGACTTCGCCTACGAAACGGGCAAGCCGGTCCTGCGCGACGTCTCGTTCGCCTCGCCCGCCGGCACGGTGACCGCGCTGGTCGGCTCCTCGGGTTCGGGCAAGAGCACGATCATCGGCCTGCTGTCGGCGTTCCACACGCCGCAGGCCGGCCGCATCACCGTGGACGGCGTGGACCTTTCGACCGTCCGGCTCTCGACCTTCCGCACGCAGCTCGGCGTCGTGCTGCAGGACACCTTCCTGTTCGCCGGCACGATTCGCGAGAACGTCGCCTTCTCGCGCCCCGGCGCGGGCGAGGAACAGGTTCGCGAGTCCTGCCGCATCGCGCGCGTGGACGAGTTCGCCGACCGCTTCCCCGAAGGGCTCGACACGGTGGTCGGCGAGCGCGGCGTCAAGCTCTCGGGCGGGCAGCGCCAGCGCGTGAGCATCGCGCGCGCGATCCTCGCCGATCCGCGCATCCTGATCCTCGACGAGGCCACCTCGAGCCTCGATTCCGAGAGCGAGGCGCTCATCCAGGAAGGCCTGTCGTACCTGATGAAGGGGCGCACGACGTTCGTGATCGCGCACCGGCTCTCGACCATCCGGCGCGCCGACCAGATCCTCGTGGTCGAGGACGGCCGGATCGTCGAGCGCGGCACCCACGCCGAACTGCACGCGGCGCAGGGCCGCTACCGCGAGCTCTACGACCGCCAGCACGGGCTGGAGCAGAACCTGTTCCTCGCGCCCGGCGAGGGCGACGACGCGCCCGACGGCGAGGACGGTCGCGCGCGGGGCGCGGCCGAACCCGGCGTGTTCGACCTGATCCAGGGGCGCACGCGATAGCGCGGACGGTTGATCAGAGCTCGAAGTGGTGCGAGAGCTTCACCATGAAGACGTTGTTCGCGGGGGTTCGCCCGAGGTCGCTCAGGCTGGGGCTCAGCCGGAACTCGCCGTCGCCCGTGAAGCCGGTGCGATCCTGCGTCCACACCAGGTAGGCGGTCGAGCCGGGCAGATACTCCCAACGGACGACCATGTTTCCGCGCACGGTGCGGAACGTGAAGTCGGGCCGGCCGAGGTTCACCGCCGGAGCCGGACCCGGTCCGTCCGGATCGGCGGTCCCGCCGGCGGGATCCATCGTCGAGCCGCCGTCGCGCCCGTAACGGAGGAACTCGTACGACCCCGGGCGCGCCAGCTCGCGATACTCCGAGTAGCGGCCCGACGAGATCAGCGGCTGCGCGTAGAGCTGGATGCTGAGCCCCGGCGAGAGCGACCAGTCCATGCGCACCTCGGCCCCGGCCGTCTTCTGATCGAGCCTGGCGAACACGTAGCGGCCGCCGTAGGTGGCGGTGGCGAGCGGGTCCGCCACCTGCGTCACGTACTGGGCGTCCTGCACGTTGGATTCGTAGGTGGGTCCGACGCTGAGCGACAGGCTCGCGCGGGGCTTCCAGGTCACGCCCGCGTCGTAGGTGAGCGTGAGGGAGTTCTCGACGTCGAAGTTCGGGCTGAAATCGGCCCAGAAGAAGAGCTTCGAGCGGCTGTTCGAGTCGAAGTGGAACCTCGTCCAGCCTCCCTGCGGGTTCAGCATCGCGGGACCGCCGCGCGTCGCCCGGTCACTCAGCGTCCGGCCGACGTAGCCGCCGTTGACGTTCCACGAGAGCCCGTTGTTCTGCTCGAGGTCCGACTCGAGGAAGAGCTGGCTCAGGGTGTGCTGCCCGCCGTAGTTCCAGCCCTGGACCAGCGCCCCCAGCACGAACCAGTGCTGCTTCCACGAGCTCTTCTTGTTCCAGTTGTATCCGCCGCCGACGTGCATGTTCACGACGTCGGAGCGCGAGCCGAACCCGAGATCGTTGTTCTCGAATCCCGGCGAGATGACTCCGACCGCCGAGTTGCTGAACCACGGGCCCCGCTCGCGGTTCAGCCACAGTCGCGCCACGTAGCCCGACAGGGAGGTCGCGTTCGGGTTCACGCCCAGGTCGTCCCGGTCGGGCCGCTGGTAGTAGCGGCGCGAGCTGCGCTGCAGCGACGTGACGCGCGCCGACGTACCGTCCACACGGCTGCCCGCGACGTAGCCGGAGACGACCCAGTCCTTCTTCGCGTCCAGCGCCGTCCAGCCGTCCACGGCGGTGACGAAGCCGTTGCGGTCGAACTGGTCTTCGAGCCCGGTGCCATCGAACGCGCGGGCGGTCTCGAGCGTCATGACGCCGAGTCCCTGCCGCTCCCGGTGGAACGACTTGAGGCCCCGCAGGACCCCGTAGTAGCTGAGCGGCTCGACCGACGCGCTGCCGCGCGTGCCGTCGCCGCGCTCGAAGGTGGCCATGGTCTTCTGGGTCACGGCGTGCAGGGTGCCGAAGTCGAATCCAGGCCGCGGCTGTCCGGTGACTTTGGCCGCGCCGAGGATGCGCGTCGCGACCGGAACGTCGGCGAACGCGGCGTCGTCGGGCAGCGCGCCTCCGGGCGCGCGCCCGATGCGGCGCGAGTAGAAGAACGTCGGCTCCGGCCAGTTGAAGT from Candidatus Eisenbacteria bacterium includes these protein-coding regions:
- a CDS encoding ABC transporter ATP-binding protein, producing the protein MRDSPVAFRQAERAPRAGRASESAKKPVSLRAVWPEVSALVRPRRGKLSLGLALVLVRSVTGLVLPLSPMFLIDRIITPKRPDLLPLLVFGLLGATALQAVTSYVLTQLLSKEGQRAIAELRAKVQAHVGRLSVSFYDANKTGTLVSRIMSDVEGVRNLVGTGFVEFIGGLVTAAVSLVLLLRINATMTGVTAAVLVGFTLILGRAFGVMRPVFRERGKIQAEVTGRLTESLGAVRTVKGYHAEERERGVFAAGVQRLLDNVLRTLTAQSVMQLSMALLMGIVGAAISWYGARHILSGGMTLGQYMSYNMLLGFLIAPIFQIVNIGTQLTEALAGLERTREVLAESPEDQDPRRSVAMPAIRGDVAFEHVDFAYETGKPVLRDVSFASPAGTVTALVGSSGSGKSTIIGLLSAFHTPQAGRITVDGVDLSTVRLSTFRTQLGVVLQDTFLFAGTIRENVAFSRPGAGEEQVRESCRIARVDEFADRFPEGLDTVVGERGVKLSGGQRQRVSIARAILADPRILILDEATSSLDSESEALIQEGLSYLMKGRTTFVIAHRLSTIRRADQILVVEDGRIVERGTHAELHAAQGRYRELYDRQHGLEQNLFLAPGEGDDAPDGEDGRARGAAEPGVFDLIQGRTR
- a CDS encoding sulfurtransferase → MSATEPQAEARHRHGAGFLALVAESRTRVRTFSLDAFLERLHRGDQFVLLDNREDHEWRLGHLPGAHHLSKGVLEREIEAAVPDKDTPIVCYCGGGYRSVLACDNLQRMGYTDVYSLDGGWRDWISRGLPTVVPEGDAR
- a CDS encoding carbohydrate binding family 9 domain-containing protein, which gives rise to MRLALLCIPACLAASLALAAPQAPPPARPELPPVRAVRATSPLVVDGVLDEAVWKGEGAYEAFTQQSPHQGDPPSQRTEVRVAYDDDAIYVGARLWDSQADSIVARLARRDSGSGSDAFMVFLDTFRDRRTGYYFGITAAGTLLDGVLMNDGWDDDSWDGVWSGRARRDAQGWTAELRIPLSQMRFVSGAGKPWGVNFNRDISRRLESDKLVYTPRGESGFVSRFPELVGLDGIRPARKIELLPYTTAKSEHLVHAPNDPFHDGSDFSPAAGLDLRTSLGSNLTLNASVNPDFGQVEIDPAVVNLSDVESYFDEKRPFFTEGSSAFRCGNNGASDYWNFNWPEPTFFYSRRIGRAPGGALPDDAAFADVPVATRILGAAKVTGQPRPGFDFGTLHAVTQKTMATFERGDGTRGSASVEPLSYYGVLRGLKSFHRERQGLGVMTLETARAFDGTGLEDQFDRNGFVTAVDGWTALDAKKDWVVSGYVAGSRVDGTSARVTSLQRSSRRYYQRPDRDDLGVNPNATSLSGYVARLWLNRERGPWFSNSAVGVISPGFENNDLGFGSRSDVVNMHVGGGYNWNKKSSWKQHWFVLGALVQGWNYGGQHTLSQLFLESDLEQNNGLSWNVNGGYVGRTLSDRATRGGPAMLNPQGGWTRFHFDSNSRSKLFFWADFSPNFDVENSLTLTYDAGVTWKPRASLSLSVGPTYESNVQDAQYVTQVADPLATATYGGRYVFARLDQKTAGAEVRMDWSLSPGLSIQLYAQPLISSGRYSEYRELARPGSYEFLRYGRDGGSTMDPAGGTADPDGPGPAPAVNLGRPDFTFRTVRGNMVVRWEYLPGSTAYLVWTQDRTGFTGDGEFRLSPSLSDLGRTPANNVFMVKLSHHFEL
- a CDS encoding CofH family radical SAM protein, with product MSFVSELRPRNALVEAARQRLLAGESLDQEEGVRLFDAPVVELGRLANALALDRHGDRVYFSVNRQLNPTNVCVLACKFCDYAKKPGAPGAYTMTREQILAHVDPEIREIHVVGGLHNKWRFDDYVQIVRWVKEKKPDLSVKAYTAVEIDFFCRLTKKPADWVLGELKSAGLDALPGGGAEVFSERVRRELFHQKIGARRWIEIHEIAHGLGIPSNATLLYGHIETRAERVQHLIDLRELERRAPGFLAFIPLAFQPGTTGLVRRQASAIEDLKTIAISRLVFDNVPHVKGYWIMLGQDTAAAALNFGASDLDGTIGQEKIAHAALARSPVGMAEDGMVRMIQEAGKQPVQRDALYRVVREYPRRGEAASAAPQAAGALA